The proteins below come from a single Limnobaculum xujianqingii genomic window:
- the guaB gene encoding IMP dehydrogenase produces MLRIAKEALTFDDVLLVPAHSTVLPNTAELSTMLTSTIRLNIPMLSAAMDTVTEASLAIALAQEGGIGFIHKNMSIERQAEEVRRVKRHESGIVSDPITVTPETTVREVKELALINGFAGYPVVAQNNELVGIITGRDVRFVTDLNQPVSAWMTPKERLVTVNETEATDRETVFQKMHEKRVEKALVVDDKFHLRGMITVKDFQKAERKPNACKDELGRLRVGAAVGAGAGNEERVAALVEAGVDVLLIDSSHGHSEGVLQRIRETRAAYPDLQIIGGNVATSAGALALAQAGVNAVKVGIGPGSICTTRIVTGVGVPQITAIADAVEAVGHLGIPVIADGGIRFSGDIAKAIAAGASCVMVGSMLAGTEESPGEIELYQGRSFKSYRGMGSLGAMSKGSSDRYFQTDNAADKLVPEGIEGRVAYKGLLKVIIHQQMGGLRSCMGLTGCGTIDELRTKAEFVRITGAGIQESHVHDVTITKESPNYRMG; encoded by the coding sequence ATGCTACGTATTGCTAAAGAAGCCCTGACATTTGACGACGTTCTGCTCGTCCCTGCACACTCCACGGTATTACCTAATACTGCCGAATTATCAACGATGTTGACCTCAACAATTCGTTTAAACATTCCTATGCTTTCTGCCGCTATGGATACCGTTACTGAAGCCAGTCTGGCAATCGCTCTGGCACAAGAAGGCGGCATCGGTTTTATTCATAAAAATATGTCAATTGAGCGCCAGGCGGAAGAAGTTCGCCGGGTGAAAAGACATGAAAGCGGCATTGTTAGTGACCCTATCACTGTAACGCCGGAAACTACCGTTCGTGAAGTTAAAGAACTGGCGCTGATTAATGGTTTTGCTGGTTATCCTGTGGTAGCTCAAAATAATGAGCTGGTAGGTATTATCACCGGTCGTGACGTGCGTTTTGTGACCGATCTTAACCAACCGGTTAGCGCATGGATGACACCAAAAGAGCGTCTGGTAACCGTTAATGAAACCGAAGCTACCGATCGTGAAACCGTATTCCAGAAAATGCATGAAAAGCGCGTAGAGAAAGCGCTGGTGGTTGACGATAAATTCCATCTGCGCGGTATGATTACGGTTAAAGATTTCCAGAAAGCCGAACGTAAACCTAACGCCTGTAAAGATGAGTTGGGCCGTTTACGTGTAGGTGCTGCTGTTGGTGCTGGCGCCGGTAATGAAGAGCGTGTAGCCGCACTGGTTGAGGCTGGCGTTGACGTTCTGCTAATTGATTCCTCCCACGGTCATTCTGAAGGCGTATTACAACGCATTCGTGAAACTCGCGCAGCTTATCCTGATTTACAAATAATCGGTGGTAACGTGGCGACTTCCGCAGGTGCTCTGGCGCTGGCTCAGGCTGGAGTTAACGCGGTGAAAGTAGGTATTGGCCCTGGCTCTATCTGTACTACCCGTATTGTTACCGGCGTGGGTGTACCACAAATTACTGCTATTGCTGATGCAGTAGAAGCCGTTGGTCACTTGGGTATTCCAGTGATCGCCGATGGTGGTATTCGTTTCTCTGGTGATATTGCTAAAGCTATTGCTGCTGGTGCTTCCTGCGTCATGGTCGGTTCAATGTTAGCTGGTACTGAAGAGTCTCCGGGGGAAATCGAACTGTACCAGGGACGTTCTTTCAAATCTTATCGCGGTATGGGATCGCTGGGTGCGATGTCTAAAGGTTCTTCTGACCGTTACTTCCAAACCGACAATGCGGCAGACAAGTTAGTGCCGGAAGGTATTGAAGGTCGCGTAGCGTATAAGGGGCTGTTGAAAGTGATTATTCACCAACAAATGGGTGGATTACGTTCTTGTATGGGCCTGACCGGCTGCGGCACTATCGATGAACTGCGTACTAAAGCGGAGTTTGTTCGTATCACTGGTGCAGGTATTCAGGAAAGCCACGTACATGATGTGACCATTACTAAAGAGTCACCAAACTACCGTATGGGTTAA
- the xseA gene encoding exodeoxyribonuclease VII large subunit encodes MSLPSSPPIFTVSRLNQTVRQLLEMEMGQIWLSAEISNFSQPSSGHWYFTLKDDKAQVRCAMFRTANRKTTFQPQNGQQVLVRASITLYEPRGDYQLIAESMQPAGDGLLQQRFEQLKQRLSDEGLFNPARKRPLPSPATCIGIITSATGAALHDMLQILQRRDPSLPVIIYPTMVQGSEATLQIARTIELANQRNECDVLIVGRGGGSLEDLWCFNEELVARAIFNSQIPVVSAVGHETDVTIADFVADLRAPTPSAAAELISRNQPELIRRLQSQQQRLEMAMDYYLTHLRQRLTRQDSRLQQQHPQLRLSRQQTALLKLQNRLEEGMQTRLRLASRQTERLQQRLLHTQPQVKVHRCQQQLQQYQYQLQQALERQLNAARQRFSVGYSQLEAVSPLATLARGYSVTTTAEGKTLKKLKQIQTGDTLKTRLSDGWIESQVSGIHSANNKS; translated from the coding sequence ATGTCACTACCTTCATCCCCTCCAATCTTTACCGTTAGCCGTTTAAATCAGACGGTTCGTCAGCTATTGGAAATGGAGATGGGCCAGATATGGCTATCCGCAGAGATTTCTAACTTCTCTCAACCCTCTTCTGGTCACTGGTATTTCACCCTAAAAGACGATAAGGCTCAGGTACGCTGCGCTATGTTTCGCACCGCGAACCGTAAAACCACCTTCCAGCCACAAAATGGTCAGCAGGTTTTAGTACGGGCATCGATAACCCTGTATGAACCGCGCGGAGATTATCAGCTGATTGCCGAAAGCATGCAGCCTGCCGGTGACGGTCTATTGCAGCAGCGATTTGAACAACTTAAACAGCGTTTGTCGGATGAAGGATTATTCAATCCGGCGCGTAAACGCCCTCTTCCTTCTCCGGCAACCTGCATTGGTATTATTACTTCGGCCACTGGTGCGGCTCTGCACGATATGTTGCAGATCCTTCAGCGACGCGATCCTTCCCTGCCGGTAATCATTTACCCAACCATGGTGCAGGGTAGCGAAGCCACATTGCAAATTGCCAGAACCATTGAACTGGCTAATCAACGTAATGAATGTGATGTATTGATTGTTGGACGCGGCGGAGGTTCTCTGGAAGACCTCTGGTGCTTTAACGAAGAGCTGGTTGCCCGAGCTATTTTTAACAGCCAGATTCCTGTTGTCAGTGCAGTCGGTCATGAAACAGATGTCACTATTGCAGACTTTGTTGCTGACTTGCGAGCGCCTACGCCATCTGCGGCGGCAGAACTTATCAGCCGTAATCAGCCTGAATTAATCCGTCGTTTACAGTCGCAGCAACAGCGTCTGGAAATGGCAATGGATTATTATCTGACTCATTTGCGTCAGCGCCTTACCCGTCAGGACAGTCGCCTGCAACAGCAACATCCACAGTTAAGATTATCCCGCCAACAAACGGCATTATTGAAACTGCAAAATCGGCTGGAAGAGGGAATGCAAACCCGCCTGCGCCTGGCAAGCCGCCAGACAGAACGTTTACAACAGCGTTTGTTACACACTCAGCCGCAGGTTAAAGTTCATCGTTGCCAGCAACAACTGCAACAGTATCAATATCAGTTACAGCAGGCGCTGGAACGACAGCTTAATGCCGCGCGTCAGCGTTTTAGCGTTGGTTATTCACAGTTGGAAGCAGTAAGCCCACTGGCAACCCTGGCCAGAGGTTATAGTGTGACAACCACTGCCGAGGGGAAAACACTGAAAAAACTAAAACAAATACAAACTGGCGATACGCTGAAAACTCGCTTGAGCGATGGCTGGATTGAAAGCCAGGTCAGCGGTATTCATTCTGCCAATAATAAATCTTAA
- a CDS encoding MliC family protein: protein MKKLFIVMILGMASTSVIAASTQKTTNYSCDDGGYSFELTRINSNKVKIVDGAGNTATLKAQESASGEKYVSNQYTLSLKGDMGMLVYKDKSNKKSYPHNDCKLQ from the coding sequence ATGAAAAAGCTATTTATCGTTATGATTCTCGGAATGGCATCAACATCCGTTATCGCTGCCTCAACACAAAAAACCACTAACTATAGCTGCGATGATGGCGGTTATTCATTTGAACTTACCCGCATAAACTCTAATAAAGTTAAGATTGTAGACGGTGCGGGCAATACTGCTACATTAAAAGCGCAAGAATCGGCTTCTGGCGAAAAATACGTAAGCAACCAGTATACCCTTTCGTTAAAAGGAGATATGGGTATGTTGGTATATAAAGATAAAAGCAATAAAAAGTCATATCCTCATAATGACTGTAAATTACAATAA
- a CDS encoding zinc ribbon domain-containing protein has translation MDALCPHCHRAMLWKQGNTFYCEGYHKAYQQIALCPDCNKPLEKMQACGAVDYFCQHGHGLISKKRITLKYVEEK, from the coding sequence ATGGATGCGCTCTGTCCCCACTGTCATCGTGCCATGCTCTGGAAACAAGGTAATACTTTCTATTGTGAAGGCTATCATAAGGCTTATCAGCAGATAGCCCTTTGCCCCGACTGCAATAAACCATTGGAAAAGATGCAGGCCTGCGGTGCGGTAGATTATTTCTGCCAGCATGGTCATGGTTTGATATCGAAGAAGCGGATTACGTTGAAGTATGTTGAAGAAAAATAG
- a CDS encoding AEC family transporter: protein MSWETWSFAFSVTVPTLLMMLLGVFLRHLRLIDDHFCDTASRVVFNIALPCLLFFSIAGNHEDFQSHLPMMMHAAIGTLGSFLLLELAAPYLVKDRRERGIFVQGGFRGNAAILGVAYASMAFGSEGVSVASFYIVVTVILYNVLSVITLARSLSTGPNGRPSFTSIIRGVVTNPLIIGILLALPFSVFSIHIPDVLTKTGNYISGIALPLALLCTGASLDFRAMFRSSNVAMLSCVARVLVVPLLLFLGGWLYGFRGAPLGVIFLLSATPTAAASYVMARAMGGNPTLAANIIALTTLTSFFTTALGLLLLRGSGLV, encoded by the coding sequence ATGTCATGGGAAACATGGAGTTTCGCTTTTAGCGTAACGGTTCCTACCTTATTAATGATGCTGCTTGGGGTTTTCTTACGGCATCTGCGCCTGATTGACGATCATTTTTGCGATACCGCCAGCAGAGTGGTATTCAATATCGCTCTGCCTTGCCTGTTGTTCTTCAGTATTGCCGGAAATCATGAAGATTTTCAAAGTCATTTACCGATGATGATGCATGCCGCTATCGGAACGCTTGGTAGCTTTTTGTTATTGGAATTGGCTGCGCCTTACTTAGTTAAAGATCGCAGAGAAAGAGGGATCTTTGTTCAGGGGGGCTTTCGCGGAAATGCGGCAATATTAGGTGTTGCATATGCCTCAATGGCGTTTGGTAGTGAAGGCGTTTCTGTCGCATCATTCTATATTGTTGTCACTGTGATTTTGTATAACGTTTTATCTGTAATTACCCTTGCCCGCAGTTTATCAACCGGTCCTAATGGCAGGCCAAGTTTCACCAGTATTATTCGCGGCGTAGTCACTAACCCGTTGATCATCGGTATTTTGCTGGCATTACCCTTCTCTGTTTTTTCTATTCATATTCCTGATGTATTAACTAAGACCGGTAACTATATCTCTGGTATCGCGTTACCACTGGCACTGTTATGTACTGGTGCCAGTCTGGATTTTCGCGCCATGTTTCGTTCATCGAATGTCGCGATGCTCTCCTGTGTTGCCCGGGTTCTTGTAGTGCCATTACTGCTGTTTTTAGGCGGATGGTTATACGGCTTCCGTGGTGCACCGTTAGGAGTTATATTTTTACTGTCGGCGACACCGACAGCAGCAGCCAGTTATGTTATGGCGCGGGCGATGGGGGGAAATCCTACCTTAGCGGCTAACATCATTGCGCTGACGACTCTGACATCATTTTTCACCACCGCTCTTGGTTTATTGTTGTTAAGAGGGAGCGGTCTGGTTTAG
- a CDS encoding monovalent cation:proton antiporter-2 (CPA2) family protein, which yields MNEPLLLLTIILFVAAVTVTLSKKIGLGSILGLLITGVIIGPHTPGQVIHKEHVDGILHVSEFGIVLLLFIIGLEMQPKRLWSMRRVVFGLGSLQILLSGIAIGAYFYLLGNSANAAIIIGLTLALSSTAFVIQILQEHNEFSSEHGRIGFAILLMQDLAIVPLLALVPLLSDKIAVLPDDSPMWMQTISVIGALLLVIIFGRYVVPWLLNRMARKGYRESFSLFVMFAVVLAAYVMEHFGLSMALGAFIMGMMLSTSKYGFQIHASVESAKSLLMSIFFISVGMSIDFMTLAQTPVLFVSNVAVVLLIKIVVLFFLSLLFGTSKEAATKVAFLLCQGGEFGFVLFGVAKAFGVIDDTTFIMGIGVISVSMAFTPSLYAFGCRLTRRGVLSEIDQTLTPDETANNARVVVAGYGDTGHVLAQMLQDSSIPHIVIEKNPEVVKKAQKAGIPAYFGDITDPKLLNVIGVEQAQMVIVSIDHNASALKAVSTLRSLYPMLKILARVLDKDLKDQLLEAGANWVVIETLESSLHIGAEALKVLGVADEEVSELVDSLRKDEMMAPVEEPENDDTEAESNTVSEPIVTDTDFELPSDDDDKTLEPHQRPEAG from the coding sequence ATGAATGAGCCTTTGTTACTACTTACTATTATCCTGTTTGTTGCTGCGGTTACTGTTACGCTATCAAAAAAGATCGGATTAGGTTCCATTCTGGGCCTGTTGATCACGGGTGTGATTATCGGTCCTCATACGCCGGGTCAGGTTATTCATAAGGAACATGTTGATGGAATTTTGCATGTTTCTGAATTTGGTATTGTTCTGCTGCTATTTATCATCGGCCTGGAAATGCAACCTAAGCGCCTTTGGTCAATGCGAAGAGTCGTTTTTGGCTTAGGCTCGCTGCAAATATTACTTTCTGGTATCGCTATTGGTGCCTATTTCTATTTGCTTGGCAATTCAGCCAATGCGGCCATCATTATTGGCCTGACGCTGGCGCTCTCTTCTACCGCATTCGTGATTCAAATATTGCAGGAGCATAATGAGTTCTCCAGCGAACACGGACGTATTGGTTTTGCCATTCTGCTAATGCAGGATTTAGCCATTGTTCCATTACTGGCGCTGGTTCCATTACTTTCCGATAAGATTGCGGTACTGCCAGATGATTCCCCTATGTGGATGCAGACCATTTCAGTTATTGGCGCGCTACTGCTGGTTATTATATTTGGTCGCTATGTGGTGCCCTGGTTATTGAACCGGATGGCGCGTAAAGGCTATCGCGAGAGTTTCTCGCTGTTTGTGATGTTTGCCGTGGTGTTAGCTGCTTATGTGATGGAACACTTCGGTTTATCCATGGCACTGGGCGCATTTATTATGGGTATGATGCTGTCTACCTCTAAATATGGCTTCCAAATTCACGCCAGCGTTGAATCAGCTAAAAGCCTGCTGATGAGTATCTTCTTTATTTCAGTAGGTATGTCTATCGACTTTATGACACTGGCACAAACTCCGGTGCTGTTTGTCAGTAATGTGGCCGTTGTCCTGCTGATTAAAATTGTTGTTCTGTTTTTCCTGTCGCTACTGTTTGGCACCTCCAAAGAAGCCGCAACTAAAGTTGCTTTCCTGCTCTGTCAGGGCGGTGAATTCGGCTTTGTATTATTTGGTGTCGCTAAAGCCTTTGGTGTAATTGATGATACAACCTTTATCATGGGTATCGGCGTCATCTCGGTAAGTATGGCGTTTACACCAAGCCTGTATGCTTTTGGCTGTCGCCTGACCAGAAGAGGCGTACTGTCTGAGATTGACCAGACTCTGACACCGGATGAAACGGCTAATAACGCACGAGTAGTCGTTGCAGGTTACGGTGATACCGGTCATGTACTGGCTCAAATGCTGCAGGATTCCTCCATTCCTCATATTGTGATCGAGAAGAATCCGGAAGTGGTGAAGAAAGCCCAAAAAGCCGGTATTCCTGCCTATTTCGGTGATATCACTGACCCAAAACTGCTTAACGTGATTGGTGTTGAACAAGCGCAAATGGTAATTGTCTCTATCGACCATAACGCCAGTGCACTTAAAGCGGTATCAACGCTGCGTTCACTTTATCCTATGCTAAAAATATTAGCCCGGGTGCTGGACAAAGATTTAAAGGACCAACTGCTGGAAGCCGGTGCCAACTGGGTTGTTATTGAAACTCTGGAAAGCAGTCTGCACATTGGTGCCGAAGCGCTGAAAGTTCTGGGTGTGGCAGATGAGGAAGTATCCGAACTGGTCGATTCTCTGCGTAAAGATGAGATGATGGCTCCGGTAGAGGAACCTGAAAATGACGATACTGAAGCAGAATCAAATACGGTAAGTGAACCTATCGTTACCGATACTGACTTTGAACTCCCGTCTGATGACGATGATAAAACTCTGGAACCACATCAGCGGCCAGAAGCCGGTTGA
- the der gene encoding ribosome biogenesis GTPase Der, with protein sequence MIPVIALVGRPNVGKSTLFNRLTRTRDALVADFPGLTRDRKYGKAESAGHEFIVIDTGGIDGTEDGVETHMAGQSLLAIEEADVVLFMVDARAGLMPADQGIAQHLRMREKATFLVANKTDGLDPDSAVGDFYALGLGEVYPIAASHGRGVTSLIEQVLGPVVEEDESAESENQDDEFADIGTDIWDEEFDEDAAEGEEEEDSSYLENLPIKLAIVGRPNVGKSTLTNRILGEERVVVYDMPGTTRDSIYIPMTRDEREYILIDTAGVRKRAKVTETVEKFSVIKTLQAIEDANVVLLVIDAREGISDQDLSLLGFIINSGRSLVIAVNKWDGLSQEIKEQVKETLDLRLGFVDFARVHFISALHGSGVGNLFESVQEAYRCATRRVSTSLLTRIMQMAQDDHQPPLVSGRRVKLKYAHAGGYNPPIVVIHGNQVKDLPDSYKRYLMNYFRRSLEVMGTPIRIQFKEGDNPFAGRRNKLTPTQQRKRRRLMQHIKSRGK encoded by the coding sequence ATGATCCCTGTTATCGCGCTGGTCGGGCGTCCCAACGTGGGTAAGTCCACGCTATTTAACCGCTTAACGCGTACTCGTGATGCATTGGTTGCTGATTTCCCGGGATTAACCCGTGACCGGAAATACGGTAAGGCCGAATCTGCTGGCCACGAATTTATCGTCATCGATACCGGTGGTATTGATGGAACCGAAGACGGCGTTGAAACCCATATGGCAGGTCAGTCGCTATTGGCGATTGAAGAAGCCGATGTCGTTTTATTTATGGTGGATGCCCGTGCAGGACTTATGCCTGCGGATCAGGGTATCGCTCAACATCTTCGGATGCGTGAAAAGGCGACTTTCCTGGTGGCGAATAAGACCGATGGTCTGGATCCTGACAGTGCGGTAGGCGATTTTTATGCGCTGGGATTAGGGGAAGTCTACCCGATTGCTGCTTCTCATGGGCGTGGTGTGACCTCTCTGATTGAGCAGGTGCTGGGCCCGGTAGTTGAAGAAGATGAGTCTGCTGAATCAGAAAATCAGGATGATGAATTTGCAGATATCGGTACTGATATCTGGGATGAAGAGTTTGATGAAGATGCCGCAGAAGGAGAGGAAGAAGAAGATTCCTCTTATCTGGAAAATTTACCGATTAAACTGGCGATTGTTGGTCGTCCTAATGTGGGTAAGTCAACGCTAACTAACCGTATTCTGGGTGAAGAACGCGTCGTGGTTTACGACATGCCGGGAACAACCCGTGACAGTATCTATATTCCGATGACGCGTGATGAGCGGGAATATATCCTGATTGATACAGCAGGTGTGCGCAAACGGGCAAAAGTTACAGAGACGGTAGAAAAGTTCTCTGTGATTAAAACCCTACAAGCCATCGAAGATGCAAACGTGGTATTGCTGGTGATCGATGCTCGTGAAGGCATTTCCGATCAGGATCTTTCCCTGTTGGGATTCATCATCAATAGTGGGCGCTCACTGGTTATCGCGGTAAATAAATGGGATGGTTTATCGCAGGAAATCAAAGAGCAGGTTAAAGAGACATTGGATCTGCGCTTGGGTTTCGTTGATTTTGCCCGGGTTCATTTTATCTCTGCTCTGCACGGTAGTGGTGTGGGTAATTTGTTTGAATCAGTACAGGAAGCCTATCGCTGTGCAACCCGCAGAGTAAGTACCTCGTTACTGACGCGGATTATGCAAATGGCGCAGGATGACCATCAGCCACCTTTGGTCAGCGGTCGTCGTGTGAAGCTGAAATATGCCCATGCCGGGGGATATAACCCACCAATTGTGGTTATCCATGGTAATCAAGTGAAAGACCTGCCGGACTCCTACAAACGCTATCTGATGAACTATTTCCGCCGTTCGCTGGAAGTAATGGGAACACCAATTCGTATTCAGTTTAAAGAAGGTGATAACCCGTTTGCGGGCCGTCGTAATAAACTGACGCCAACTCAGCAGCGTAAACGTCGTCGTTTGATGCAGCATATTAAGAGTCGTGGTAAGTAA
- the bamB gene encoding outer membrane protein assembly factor BamB, with the protein MKLRRIFCVGLLSVTMLSGCSLFGGDDDAVKMSPLPQVSNQFSPNKHWSTSVGNGVGEYYSHLRPSWQDGRIYAAARNGQVKAMDADSGSQVWKVDVTESAGFFSSAKSPMLSGGVTAAGAHVYVGSENAMVYALNTADGALAWKTLVAGEVLSRPVVSNGLVLVHTTNGMLQALSEADGTIKWTANLGMPLLSLRGESAPAVAHGAAVVGGDNGRVNAVLLDQGQLIWQQRISQPSGATEIDRLADVDSTPVIVDNVVYAQGYNGSFTAMDLRSGQIIWKRDMGSVNDFFIDSGRVFLVDQDDKVVALTLNGGTILWTQNDLLHRQLTAPVLFNGYVVVGDSEGYLHWMDSSTGQFVAQNKVDSDGFLSSPIVAGDRLVIQARGGSVYSYSR; encoded by the coding sequence ATGAAATTACGTAGAATTTTTTGCGTAGGATTGCTGTCTGTAACCATGCTGAGTGGTTGTTCGCTGTTTGGCGGCGATGATGATGCTGTAAAAATGTCACCACTGCCACAGGTGAGTAACCAATTTTCACCGAATAAGCACTGGAGTACTTCAGTGGGGAACGGCGTTGGTGAATACTATTCTCACTTGCGCCCATCCTGGCAGGACGGTCGCATTTATGCGGCAGCGCGTAATGGTCAGGTTAAAGCAATGGATGCCGATAGCGGTAGCCAGGTTTGGAAAGTTGACGTAACTGAAAGCGCAGGTTTCTTCTCTTCTGCAAAATCACCAATGTTATCTGGTGGAGTAACGGCAGCGGGCGCGCATGTTTATGTTGGCAGTGAAAATGCCATGGTTTATGCCCTTAATACTGCTGATGGCGCGCTGGCATGGAAAACCCTGGTTGCTGGTGAAGTACTGTCTCGTCCGGTAGTGAGTAATGGTTTAGTGCTGGTTCATACCACTAACGGTATGTTGCAGGCGTTAAGTGAAGCGGATGGTACCATTAAATGGACCGCCAACCTGGGAATGCCACTGCTTTCTCTGCGTGGCGAATCAGCGCCAGCTGTTGCACATGGTGCAGCAGTTGTTGGTGGTGATAACGGTCGTGTGAATGCGGTACTGTTAGATCAAGGTCAGTTAATTTGGCAACAGCGCATTTCTCAGCCAAGTGGCGCAACGGAAATTGATCGCTTAGCTGACGTAGATAGTACCCCGGTGATCGTTGACAACGTTGTTTATGCTCAGGGTTATAATGGTAGCTTTACTGCCATGGACCTGCGCTCAGGCCAGATTATCTGGAAACGCGATATGGGCTCAGTTAATGATTTCTTTATCGACAGCGGTCGCGTTTTTCTGGTAGACCAGGATGATAAAGTGGTTGCTCTGACGCTGAATGGCGGAACTATTCTGTGGACACAGAACGATCTGTTGCATCGCCAACTGACTGCACCAGTATTGTTTAATGGTTATGTTGTGGTCGGCGACTCAGAAGGTTATCTGCACTGGATGGACAGCTCCACCGGTCAGTTCGTCGCACAGAATAAAGTTGATAGTGATGGATTCCTGTCCTCGCCAATCGTTGCAGGCGATCGACTGGTAATTCAGGCTCGTGGCGGTAGCGTTTACTCCTATAGCCGCTGA
- a CDS encoding YfgM family protein produces the protein MEIYNNEDEQLDAVRNFFRENGKAIVVGVVLGIGGLFGWRYWQSHQHTNLTTASVSFDNAMLQSENTAGLEAFIQANDNTYGVFGALKLAQDLVEKGDFAKAKQQLQWAQTHTKDDNLLPAINLRLARVQLQEKQFDDALKTLDAVQKGGWFAQAQAIRGDVLVAKGDTKGARDAYTQAFEDNPSPVLKELLRIKLNNLAA, from the coding sequence GTGGAAATCTATAACAATGAAGACGAGCAGTTAGATGCGGTGCGTAACTTTTTCCGTGAAAACGGAAAAGCTATCGTAGTGGGTGTCGTTTTAGGTATCGGTGGTCTGTTTGGCTGGCGTTACTGGCAGTCACATCAGCATACCAACTTAACAACTGCTTCGGTCTCCTTTGATAATGCGATGTTGCAAAGCGAGAATACGGCCGGTTTAGAAGCATTTATTCAGGCTAACGATAACACCTATGGTGTTTTCGGTGCACTGAAACTGGCTCAGGATCTGGTTGAGAAGGGTGATTTTGCCAAAGCTAAGCAACAACTGCAGTGGGCGCAGACTCATACCAAGGACGATAATCTATTGCCAGCCATCAATCTGCGTCTGGCGCGTGTTCAACTGCAAGAGAAGCAGTTTGATGATGCGCTGAAAACGCTGGATGCAGTACAAAAAGGTGGTTGGTTTGCACAGGCTCAGGCAATTCGTGGTGATGTTTTAGTGGCTAAAGGTGATACAAAAGGCGCGCGTGATGCCTATACGCAAGCATTTGAAGATAATCCATCACCGGTACTAAAAGAGCTACTGCGCATTAAACTGAACAATCTGGCCGCCTAA